The following coding sequences lie in one Arachis ipaensis cultivar K30076 chromosome B03, Araip1.1, whole genome shotgun sequence genomic window:
- the LOC107633814 gene encoding expansin-A13-like translates to MQISLSTILAIFSITLVILTSPSTSLYYSPSPPAAPFNSSSHSSHFSPPYAEWLSAHATYYTPANSTDALGGACGYSDGTGAAAAAILSHAVFEQGQICGACFELRCAEEDSPFDRRWCIPGRSVMVTATDFCAPNYGVDADEESGGGRCNPPKQHFLPTIPFTLSLW, encoded by the coding sequence ATGCAAATCTCACTATCTACTATACTCGCCATCTTCTCCATCACACTAGTAATTCTCACTTCACCATCCACCTCTCTCTACTATTCTCCTTCACCTCCGGCGGCGCCGTTTAACTCTTCTTCCCATTCTTCTCACTTTTCTCCTCCTTATGCGGAATGGCTGTCCGCACACGCCACCTACTACACCCCCGCCAATTCCACCGACGCGCTTGGAGGCGCCTGCGGCTACTCTGACGGCACTGGTGCGGCGGCCGCGGCGATCCTCAGCCACGCGGTGTTTGAGCAGGGGCAGATCTGTGGTGCGTGCTTCGAGCTGCGGTGTGCCGAGGAGGATTCTCCGTTCGACCGTCGGTGGTGCATCCCCGGAAGGTCGGTGATGGTAACGGCGACGGACTTCTGTGCACCTAATTACGGGGTCGACGCCGACGAGGAGAGTGGCGGCGGGAGGTGCAACCCTCCGAAGCA
- the LOC107631411 gene encoding protein REVEILLE 2, with protein MAIHDQNRVTTSQGSPPVGNEVSSGSELNSVTDIQLKDQFSTTNDGALKVRKPYTIKKQRERWTDEEHKKFLEALKLHGRAWRRIEEHVGTKTAVQIRSHAQKFFSKVLRDSNGKIINSAESIEIPPPRPKRKPMHPYPRKLVGTPNKITSVKEQPKRSNSLKSQADFDQENQSPKSVLTGVGSDSHGSSDSDTPNGSLSPMSSVSGVNSSGFTLVEPKTPSEEAGLNADSAHNENPLVISQKEIKASMVEESFGQTVKLFGMTLSVTNTCRPSPPSIEACKPIPVHINVHCFGKGEGKSEIPSHIVPSETRATSKLRPRMRTETCGRGFVPYKRFMAEREKNHSSTDREEQGIRLSL; from the exons ATGGCCATTCAC GATCAAAATCGAGTTACCACATCACAGGGTAGTCCTCCAGTGGGAAATGAAGTATCTTCGGGTTCTGAACTGAATTCTGTTACAGATATTCAACTCAAAGACCAGTTTTCAACCACAAATGATGGTGCTCTCAAG GTGAGGAAACCGTACACCATCAAGAAACAAAGAGAGAGGTGGACGGATGAAGAGCACAAGAAGTTCCTTGAGGCTTTAAAGTTACATGGCAGGGCCTGGCGTCGTATCGAAG AACATGTTGGCACAAAGACTGCTGTTCAGATTCGAAGTCATGCTCAGAAGTTTTTTTCTAAG GTTCTCCGTGACTCTAATGGTAAGATTATCAACTCTGCAGAGTCAATTGAAATTCCTCCTCCAAGACCAAAACGAAAGCCGATGCATCCTTACCCCCGTAAGCTAGTAGGGACTCCTAATAAAATAACTTCGGTCAAAGAGCAGCCGAAGAGGTCTAATTCTCTGAAGTCACAAGCAGATTTTGATCAAGAGAACCAATCTCCCAAGTCAGTGTTAACTGGGGTTGGTTCAGACAGTCATGGTTCCTCAGATTCAGATACACCTAACGGAAGCTTATCCCCAATGTCATCCGTTAGCGGGGTCAATTCAAGCGGCTTTACACTTGTGGAACCCAAAACCCCATCCGAGGAAGCTGGACTAAATGCCGATTCAGCTCACAATGAGAACCCTCTTGTG ATATCCCAGAAAGAAATCAAAGCAAGCATGGTAGAAGAATCATTTGGTCAGACTGTAAAGCTTTTCGGGATGACTCTATCGGTAACAAACACATGCAGACCCTCACCTCCATCAATTGAGGCATGCAAACCAATACCCGTACACATAAATGTGCATTGCTTTGGCAAGGGGGAAGGAAAATCGGAAATTCCTAGCCATATTGTTCCAAGCGAAACTAGAGCAACATCCAAGCTAAGGCCTAGAATGAGAACTGAAACCTGTGGGAGAGGTTTTGTCCCATATAAAAGGTTCATGGCTGAGAGAGAAAAAAACCACTCTTCCACTGATAGGGAAGAGCAAGGCATCCGGCTTTCATTATAG